One genomic region from Spirosoma sp. KCTC 42546 encodes:
- a CDS encoding transketolase family protein — translation MGEVSTVVDKKSQPDVARANLDVFSTTLQELAATDKQILAVTSDSRGSGKLVPFGQKYPAQIIEIGIAEQNLVGVAAGLASTGKKVFAVSPACFLTARSFEQIKTDVAYSDNPVKLIGISAGVSYGALGSTHHSLHDFAALRAVHNLIIVAPADNFETEQAIRLAAETEHPIYIRFGKKAMPLLSEENRHFEFGKGRIVNEGDELILVATGETVYPALQAARQLEALHGIRATVISMHTIKPLDYDLLAAVAAKGCPILTVEEHSVFGGLGEACASFLMMNGFRNRFKIMGIPDEYTVTGSQVEIFNHYGLSESGIAKEALTLIDK, via the coding sequence ATGGGAGAAGTAAGTACAGTAGTCGATAAAAAGAGTCAGCCTGACGTGGCGCGGGCTAACCTGGATGTCTTTTCCACTACGCTTCAGGAATTAGCGGCTACCGATAAACAGATTCTGGCCGTCACCAGTGATTCGCGTGGATCGGGTAAACTCGTGCCGTTTGGTCAGAAATACCCAGCTCAGATCATTGAAATCGGTATTGCCGAACAAAATCTGGTGGGCGTAGCGGCTGGCCTGGCGTCAACGGGCAAGAAAGTTTTCGCCGTATCGCCCGCCTGTTTCCTGACAGCGCGGTCGTTCGAGCAAATCAAAACCGACGTGGCTTATTCCGATAATCCGGTGAAACTCATCGGTATCAGTGCGGGGGTAAGCTATGGAGCGTTGGGCTCAACTCACCACAGCCTGCACGATTTTGCGGCTCTCCGGGCGGTTCATAATTTGATCATCGTAGCCCCCGCCGATAATTTCGAAACCGAACAGGCGATTCGCCTAGCTGCCGAAACGGAGCATCCAATCTACATTCGGTTCGGGAAGAAAGCGATGCCGCTATTATCAGAAGAGAATCGGCATTTTGAGTTTGGTAAAGGGCGCATCGTAAATGAAGGCGATGAGTTGATACTGGTTGCAACGGGTGAAACGGTTTATCCCGCGCTTCAGGCAGCCCGTCAGTTAGAAGCTCTGCATGGCATCCGGGCAACGGTCATCAGCATGCACACGATCAAGCCGTTGGATTATGACTTGTTAGCAGCCGTAGCCGCTAAAGGTTGCCCGATTCTGACGGTCGAGGAACATAGTGTGTTTGGTGGACTTGGCGAGGCTTGTGCATCATTTCTGATGATGAATGGGTTTCGTAATCGCTTCAAGATCATGGGTATTCCTGATGAATA
- a CDS encoding nucleoside hydrolase — protein MKKVETMNFRLWSLGLSLSLITSLASLGQPKGLAAVEPRMRVIVDNDFSGDPDGLFQLAHLLMSPSVEIRAIIGSHLNARDGFDPSKTQADNAAKKAREVLQTMNVTKTIPVFAGSNTAMVNDSTPVKNEAVNFIIQEALRTDTKTPLYVVCGAGLTEIASAALTNPQIASKLTLIWIGGPEYSELALPPPGYSEVEYNLNIDQAAARAVFNRSMLPLWQIPRNVYRQCLLSYAQLLTKVKPRGQIGAYLSGTLETLMARIQRFINIGETYILGDSPLVLLTALQSSFEPDPSSSQYVIRQAPRINPAGTYAHNHAGRPIRVYTFLDTNLMFSDFFAKLELMSGQ, from the coding sequence TGTGGAGCCTTGGCCTGAGTCTGAGCCTGATAACCTCATTGGCTTCCCTCGGCCAACCGAAGGGCCTGGCGGCTGTGGAACCCCGAATGCGCGTCATCGTGGACAACGATTTCAGTGGAGACCCCGACGGTTTGTTCCAACTGGCTCATTTACTGATGTCGCCCTCGGTAGAGATTCGGGCTATTATCGGCTCGCATTTAAATGCTCGTGATGGGTTTGATCCTTCGAAAACACAGGCCGATAATGCCGCCAAAAAGGCGCGGGAGGTGTTACAAACGATGAATGTGACCAAAACTATTCCCGTCTTTGCGGGCTCAAATACCGCGATGGTGAATGACAGTACACCCGTAAAAAACGAAGCGGTCAACTTCATCATTCAGGAAGCCTTACGTACCGATACGAAAACACCCCTGTACGTGGTTTGCGGGGCCGGGCTAACTGAAATTGCGTCGGCTGCGCTGACCAACCCTCAAATTGCTAGCAAACTGACACTCATCTGGATTGGTGGCCCTGAATACAGTGAATTAGCCCTGCCTCCACCGGGTTATTCGGAGGTTGAGTACAACCTGAACATCGACCAGGCGGCTGCTCGGGCGGTCTTCAACCGATCTATGCTGCCGTTGTGGCAAATACCCCGAAACGTGTACCGGCAATGCCTGCTGTCATACGCCCAACTGCTGACAAAAGTGAAGCCACGGGGCCAGATTGGCGCTTACCTGAGTGGAACGCTGGAGACGTTGATGGCACGGATTCAACGATTTATCAATATTGGCGAAACCTACATTCTGGGCGATAGCCCGCTGGTGTTGCTTACAGCCCTCCAGTCGTCGTTTGAGCCAGACCCTTCGTCGAGTCAGTACGTGATTCGGCAGGCTCCGCGCATCAATCCGGCCGGAACCTACGCCCACAACCACGCCGGAAGACCCATTCGAGTGTATACATTCCTGGATACGAACCTGATGTTTAGTGATTTTTTTGCCAAACTGGAACTGATGAGTGGTCAGTAA